The following coding sequences lie in one Rutidosis leptorrhynchoides isolate AG116_Rl617_1_P2 chromosome 6, CSIRO_AGI_Rlap_v1, whole genome shotgun sequence genomic window:
- the LOC139855068 gene encoding O-fucosyltransferase 30 produces the protein MEGYNFFTNRTATSTRFRKNLTNSRSNHLFILISIFTLFIFLIFFFSDNNYTITSFFSPNQDATQCLHKTLIGEKFMWYAPHSGFSNQLSEFKNAVLFSVILNRTLIVPPVLDHHAVVLGSCPKFRVTDPNQLRFAVWNHTIQLIRNRRYVSMADVIDLSSLVSDSAVQVIDFHNFVQLFCDIDVKDLCTKNLKMEDSFFEKLMQCGSLLSGLNDHISDCVYAVEEDCRTTVWTYQEDGENGSLDSFQPDEQLKKKKKISFVRRRKDVYDTLGPHSRANFATILSFGSLFTGPYKGSESYIDIHEAPRDQKIQSLINKIEFLPFVPEILDAGKAYARHTIKSPFLCAQLRLLDGQFKNHHKATFQGLKQKLDIVRQEESLPINIFVMTDLPKSNWTETYLGDLANDSESFKLFMLSEHDELIKKTAKKIVDKGFVEKDCYGDQKLPDVLLHVEETVCSCASLGFVGTAGSTISDTIEMMRKKQICSH, from the exons ATGGAGGGTTACAACTTCTTCACCAACAGAACAGCAACATCGACTAGATTCAGAAAAAACCTCACAAACTCTCGATCCAACCACCTCTTTATACTAATCTCCATTTTCACACTCTTCATCTTTCTTATATTCTTCTTCTCCGACAACAATTACACAATCACATCTTTCTTTTCCCCAAATCAAGACGCTACTCAATGTCTTCACAAAACCCTAATTGGAGAAAAGTTCATGTGGTACGCACCGCACAGTGGATTCAGCAACCAGCTTTCAGAATTCAAAAACGCTGTTTTATTCTCGGTTATTCTTAATCGTACTCTCATTGTTCCTCCTGTGCTCGATCATCACGCTGTTGTTCTCGGAAGTTGTCCCAAATTTAGGGTTACTGATCCCAATCAGCTTCGGTTTGCTGTGTGGAATCATACAATTCAACTGATTCGAAACCGTAG ATATGTATCAATGGCAGATGTGATTGATCTGTCATCATTAGTTTCTGATTCAGCAGTTCAAGTTATAGATTTTCATAACTTTGTACAACTATTTTGTGACATCGATGTCAAAGATTTATGTACAAAAAACTTGAAGATGGAAGATTCTTTCTttgaaaaactaatgcaatgtggATCTCTGTTATCTGGTCTCAATGATCATATAAGTGATTGTGTATATGCTGTTGAAGAAGATTGCAGGACAACTGTTTGGACGTACCAGGAAGATGGTGAAAATGGGTCGTTGGATTCTTTTCAACCCGATGAGCaactcaaaaagaaaaagaaaatttcATTTGTTAGACGAAGGAAAGATGTATATGACACCCTCGGTCCTCATTCTAGAGCCAACTTTGCAACTATTTTGTCTTTCGGTTCACTTTTTACAGGCCCGTATAAGGGCTCAGAGTCATACATTGATATCCATGAAGCCCCAAGGGATCAAAAGATACAATCTTTGATAAACAAGATTGAGTTTCTTCCATTTGTACCTGAGATTTTGGATGCTGGAAAAGCATACGCTCGTCACACAATAAAGTCACCTTTTCTGTGTGCACAACTTAGACTGTTAGATGGGCAGTTCAAGAATCACCACAAAGCTACATTTCAGGGACTAAAACAGAAACTTGATATTGTAAGGCAAGAAGAGAGTTTGccgattaatatatttgtaatgacAGATTTACCAAAAAGTAACTGGACTGAAACTTATTTAGGTGATTtagcaaatgattcagagtcttttAAGTTGTTTATGCTTTCGGAACATGATGAATTGATTAAAAAAACTGCTAAGAAAATTGTAGACAAAGGTTTTGTTGAGAAAGATTGTTATGGGGATCAAAAGTTACCTGATGTTCTTCTGCATGTTGAAGAAACTGTTTGTAGTTGTGCTTCTCTTGGTTTCGTTGGAACAGCTGGGTCAACTATCTCTGATACGATAGAAATGATGAGGAAGAAACAAATATGTTCTCACTGA
- the LOC139852841 gene encoding uncharacterized protein — protein MDAETALELVKKGATLLFLDVPQNTLLGIDTQMFSVGPNFKGIKMIPPGPHFVYYSSSNRVGNEFSPMIGFFINLNPSEVIVRKWDLQEEKLVKITDQEEEERYCRAVLSLEFDKYLGPYTLSQFGEWKMLSNYITKSVIDRIEPIGAYITVINEPDILGNGPKTAMEEALSEQLKNSKIQKSDLKLEKRGCYYTKIPRLVKKKGIPEQDLTSINLDKTNLLESILTKDYGGDEDLLLGELQFAFVAFLMGQSLEAFLQWKAFVSLLFGCTQAPLQRRSHLFTKFIKVLYHQLKYAFQKDRAHNSAETNGPLTLLDDSILSADSFLQHLCKEFFWLVLEAPVVDGDLLSWTRKLKVLLEESLGWEFKQENMEDGSFYEEDDEFAPVVVMPDELN, from the exons ATGGATGCAGAAACAGCTTTAGAGCTGGTTAAAAAAGGTGCAACTCTTCTCTTTCTCGATGTTCCTCAAAACACCCTTCTTGGCATCGATACTCAG ATGTTTTCGGTAGGACCTAACTTTAAAGGTATCAAGATGATTCCTCCGGGTCCTCACTTCGTCTATTATAGTTCTTCAAATAG GGTCGGGAATGAATTTTCACCTATGATTGGCTTCTTTATTAACTTGAACCCCTCGGAG GTAATTGTTCGTAAGTGGGACCTGCAAGAGGAGAAACTAGTCAAAATAACAGACCAAGAAGAG GAAGAGAGATACTGTCGAGCCGTACTAAGTTTAGAGTTTGACAAGTACCTTGGGCCTTATACTTTAAGTCAGTTTGGAGAGTGGAAGATGCTATCGAACTACATTACAAAGAGTGTCATTGATCGTATTG AGCCTATAGGAGCATATATCACAGTTATTAATGAACCCGATATTCTTGGAAACGGTCCTAAAACTGCAATGGAGGAAGCTTTATCTGAGCAATTGAAGAATTCGAAGATTCAAAAATCTGATTTAAAGCTCGAAAAAAGAGGTTGTTACTACACTAAAATACCACGTCTAGTCAAGAAAAAGGGTATCCCTGAGCAAGACCTTACATCCATAAATCTTGACAAG ACCAATCTTTTGGAAAGCATATTGACGAAAGACTATGGAGGAGATGAAGATTTACTCCTTGGAGAGCTTCAATTTGCTTTTGTTGCGTTTTTG ATGGGACAATCACTTGAAGCTTTTCTTCAATGGAAAGCTTTTGTTAGCCTTCTATTTGGCTGTACGCAAGCC CCTCTCCAAAGACGGAGTCATCTATTCACCAAG tttatcaaaGTCTTATATCATCAACTCAAGTATGCGTTTCAGAAAGATCGTGCACATAATAGTGCTGAAACGAACGGGCCTCTGACGTTGTTAGATGATTCTATTTTATCTGCTGACAGTTTTCTGCAACACTTGTGCAag GAGTTTTTTTGGCTCGTGCTTGAAGCTCCTGTTGTTGATGGGGACCTTTTGTCTTGG ACAAGGAAACTAAAAGTGTTACTTGAAGAGTCTCTAGGATGGGAATTTAAACAAGAGAACATGGAAGATGGAAGCttttatgaagaagatgatgag TTTGCTCCTGTGGTTGTGATGCCAGATGAGTTAAATTAG